Proteins encoded within one genomic window of Lysinibacillus louembei:
- a CDS encoding GNAT family N-acetyltransferase: protein MYNCRKASNEEIRFVFDELDKFNMQKKPLHQSEESVSFKHIVEDDGKIIGGIFGYSSYYKIGYIDTLWVDENYRHKGIGTELLKAIENDLHEFGCEVIHLETFDFQGPEFYKKNGYEQFGSLFYPNANLYEFFLKKEKFNQQ, encoded by the coding sequence ATGTACAACTGTAGAAAAGCTTCAAATGAAGAAATTAGGTTTGTTTTCGATGAATTAGACAAATTCAATATGCAAAAAAAACCGTTACATCAATCTGAAGAATCTGTTTCTTTTAAACATATTGTTGAGGATGACGGAAAAATAATAGGAGGAATATTCGGTTACTCATCTTACTATAAAATCGGATATATTGATACATTATGGGTTGATGAGAATTATCGTCATAAAGGTATTGGAACGGAACTTTTAAAAGCAATTGAAAATGACTTGCACGAATTTGGGTGTGAAGTTATCCATCTTGAAACGTTCGATTTCCAAGGTCCTGAATTCTATAAAAAAAATGGATATGAACAATTCGGGTCTTTATTTTATCCAAATGCAAATCTTTATGAGTTTTTTTTAAAAAAAGAGAAGTTCAATCAACAATAA
- a CDS encoding dipeptidase, translated as MSHLEKLDAYFIEHRARHLSELNEFLRIPSISALSEHKGDMRDAANWLAEHLKSLKIENVAVEETAGHPVVYGEWLHAEGKPTILFYGHYDVQPVDPLNLWETPPFEPTIRDNKLFARGSSDDKGQVFMHLKMIEALFATEGTLPVNVKFIYEGEEEIGSPSLPKYTEDNKEKLAADLIVISDTGLYAKGKPAVCYGLRGLTGVQIDVRGAKGDLHSGLYGGGVQNAIHALTEILASFRDEHGTIQVDGFYDKVLPLSDEERQAYRDLGFDEEALKDELKVPALFGEAGYSYLEQTWARPTLEINGVFGGFSGEGIKTVLPAEAGAKITCRLVPNQDPEEIVALLKAHIEKHKPTGVEVIVSEFDKGKPYLTPFDHPLIQAAGRSYEKVYKVPTAYTRGGGSIPIVAAFDEILNLPVVLMGFGLSEENFHAPNEHFHLENFDQGLRVLGDYLHEVAELKL; from the coding sequence ATGAGTCATTTAGAAAAATTGGATGCTTATTTTATAGAGCATCGTGCACGCCATTTGTCGGAGTTAAACGAGTTTTTGCGCATTCCTAGTATTTCAGCATTGTCTGAGCATAAAGGAGATATGCGTGATGCGGCAAATTGGCTAGCAGAGCATTTAAAATCTTTAAAAATTGAAAATGTAGCGGTCGAGGAAACAGCTGGGCATCCTGTTGTTTATGGAGAATGGTTACATGCTGAAGGCAAGCCAACGATTTTATTCTACGGGCACTATGATGTACAGCCTGTAGATCCGCTAAATTTATGGGAAACGCCACCTTTTGAACCGACGATTCGTGATAATAAATTGTTTGCGCGTGGTTCTTCTGATGATAAAGGACAAGTGTTTATGCACTTAAAAATGATTGAAGCATTGTTTGCGACAGAGGGTACACTGCCAGTAAACGTGAAGTTTATTTATGAAGGTGAAGAGGAAATTGGTAGCCCATCTCTTCCAAAATATACAGAAGATAATAAAGAAAAATTAGCAGCGGATCTAATTGTTATTTCTGATACAGGTCTTTATGCAAAAGGCAAGCCTGCTGTATGCTACGGTCTACGTGGCTTAACTGGCGTGCAAATTGATGTGCGCGGAGCGAAAGGCGATTTACACTCTGGTCTTTATGGCGGTGGTGTCCAAAATGCGATTCACGCATTAACTGAAATTTTGGCTTCCTTCCGCGATGAGCACGGGACAATTCAAGTCGATGGCTTCTACGATAAAGTGTTGCCATTATCTGATGAAGAGCGCCAAGCATATCGTGATTTGGGCTTTGATGAGGAAGCATTGAAGGACGAGCTAAAAGTACCTGCATTATTCGGTGAAGCTGGCTACTCTTATTTAGAGCAAACATGGGCACGCCCGACATTAGAAATTAATGGCGTCTTCGGTGGCTTCTCTGGTGAAGGCATTAAAACGGTATTACCTGCTGAGGCTGGTGCGAAAATTACATGCCGTTTAGTACCAAACCAAGACCCTGAGGAAATTGTAGCATTATTAAAGGCACATATTGAAAAACACAAACCGACTGGTGTGGAAGTTATCGTTTCTGAATTCGATAAAGGAAAACCATACTTAACACCATTCGATCACCCATTAATTCAAGCAGCTGGTCGCTCTTATGAAAAAGTATACAAAGTACCAACTGCTTACACACGTGGTGGTGGCTCGATTCCAATCGTAGCAGCATTCGATGAAATTTTAAACTTACCTGTTGTGTTAATGGGCTTCGGCTTATCTGAAGAAAATTTCCATGCACCAAATGAGCATTTCCATTTGGAAAACTTCGACCAAGGCTTACGTGTATTAGGCGATTACTTACATGAAGTTGCAGAGTTAAAGCTATAA